From Bifidobacterium sp. ESL0790, one genomic window encodes:
- a CDS encoding InlB B-repeat-containing protein, translated as MGPQSTCTPASGHWLGSDHGGPAGDYIDWTFDATCHFKVTNAYINHNYSDAATPSEAALPWRQHDEKEHANWVTFENWNNGPNLTSLEGWFGQMHAKRLDGLEHIDTSHVTSVKNTFNADYPRGSSYQVISGVGSWHISPTDMNSAFAWNSDLLALDLSGWDFSHTTDTGYWGLEAARMLRLGSGQRLSNSGQASNNGKSEDGDSSDDNCTGSSSSTKTMWWGKPGAVVNFNRNGGDGSPAALSAPDEWPDTIPLPQKSLPDGTSVSRTGYRFAGWNTESDGNGIAYEPNQSVTLPLDGVYWNATLYAQWRSVPTPTITNVEAKTDGIHVKGTVDGGTRTGDKITVTASDGSHQTIEPAVSTTGAWETTFPSSLYQDLVGDGATRSFTTKLKQADNVESATSDPPFEQKLDVVAPGLEHIIPSGHTLHGVAYTSGDASTQPNRTTEEGDTITVTWPDNSTTTATSDANGKFTIAIPPSVSLSSVVHLKVSDTAGTNGYNDHNNESDTYHVRLTPPVSALPFTGGTPRLIATLLAVAITTLGADLTRRHLLTRHTH; from the coding sequence GTGGGCCCGCAATCAACGTGCACCCCGGCGTCCGGCCATTGGTTGGGCTCGGACCACGGCGGTCCGGCAGGCGACTACATCGACTGGACGTTCGACGCGACTTGCCATTTTAAAGTCACCAACGCCTATATCAACCACAATTACAGCGATGCCGCTACCCCCAGCGAAGCCGCCCTTCCATGGCGACAACACGATGAGAAGGAGCACGCCAATTGGGTCACATTCGAAAACTGGAACAATGGCCCCAATCTGACCAGCTTGGAAGGCTGGTTCGGCCAGATGCACGCCAAAAGGCTCGACGGCCTTGAGCATATCGACACCAGCCACGTCACCAGTGTGAAAAACACGTTCAACGCCGACTACCCCAGAGGTTCGAGTTATCAGGTCATTTCCGGCGTCGGGAGCTGGCACATATCACCAACTGACATGAATTCGGCGTTTGCTTGGAATTCGGATTTGCTCGCGCTGGACCTGTCCGGCTGGGACTTTTCACATACCACGGATACGGGCTACTGGGGTTTGGAAGCGGCGAGAATGCTCAGGCTCGGCAGCGGCCAACGGTTGTCCAACAGCGGTCAAGCCTCCAATAACGGTAAAAGCGAGGACGGGGATTCTAGCGATGATAATTGCACGGGCTCCTCGTCATCGACGAAGACGATGTGGTGGGGAAAGCCTGGAGCGGTTGTCAACTTTAACCGAAACGGTGGAGACGGATCGCCTGCCGCATTGTCCGCTCCCGATGAGTGGCCCGATACCATACCTCTGCCGCAGAAGTCACTGCCTGACGGGACGAGCGTGAGCCGCACGGGCTACAGATTTGCAGGCTGGAATACGGAATCGGACGGCAACGGCATCGCGTACGAGCCGAACCAATCGGTCACCCTGCCTCTTGATGGGGTCTACTGGAACGCGACCTTGTATGCGCAGTGGCGGTCGGTTCCGACTCCCACCATCACGAATGTCGAGGCGAAAACCGATGGCATCCATGTCAAGGGCACGGTCGACGGCGGCACACGGACCGGAGACAAGATTACCGTGACAGCTTCGGACGGCTCTCATCAGACAATCGAGCCCGCGGTCTCGACCACGGGCGCCTGGGAGACCACGTTCCCCTCGTCGCTGTATCAGGACCTGGTCGGCGATGGCGCGACACGTTCGTTCACCACGAAACTAAAACAGGCGGACAATGTGGAGTCGGCGACATCCGATCCTCCTTTCGAGCAGAAGCTCGACGTGGTCGCGCCCGGCCTCGAACACATCATCCCCAGCGGACACACACTCCACGGGGTCGCCTACACCAGCGGCGACGCCAGCACCCAACCCAACCGCACCACCGAGGAAGGCGACACCATCACGGTCACCTGGCCCGACAACTCCACCACCACTGCCACCAGCGACGCCAACGGCAAATTCACCATCGCCATCCCACCCAGCGTCAGCCTCAGCTCCGTCGTCCACCTCAAGGTCAGCGACACCGCAGGAACAAACGGCTACAACGACCACAACAACGAATCTGACACCTACCACGTCAGACTCACACCACCCGTCAGTGCTCTACCCTTCACCGGTGGCACACCACGGCTCATCGCCACCCTACTGGCCGTCGCCATCACCACCCTGGGCGCCGACCTCACCCGCCGCCACCTCCTCACCCGCCACACCCACTGA
- a CDS encoding MFS transporter: MAEATTATTGGKTAKQGGVMLIVALMAGYSVVYMDKSMISTAIIPISQHFHLDSGQTGLIMSAFFLGYSLMQIPGGWLADKFGAKRVLMVSVLVIAAFAFLFGAMSGLILFMVMRFFAGMGHGGYPPSCTKSVAENFPQKRRTFVQSLILSTSGIGGILAYTLGAHMVTANWRMAYDVLGVFYLIAFVLIAIFVPSHKGEAARAAKAKAEAKAGNTTAAEADAPKVGFKDVITNPNVLVLFVAMLLLNLVLYGNMSWLPSYITKTFGLTINQASWLLALNSVFGTVATIFAGSLLSKLFLGREKLAVGGSCVVVAVLIVAFVMSHNLVLSLILLILISMVSTLAFTGIFTWPHKIMRAEIIGSSIGVINTGGTLGGFLSPMIIGQLIKASGGSFTTAFLFLAAAGVACALVVLLVKVPKKA, encoded by the coding sequence ATGGCCGAGGCAACAACGGCAACCACAGGCGGCAAAACGGCCAAACAAGGCGGCGTGATGCTCATCGTCGCGCTCATGGCCGGCTATTCGGTGGTCTACATGGACAAGAGCATGATCTCGACGGCCATCATCCCCATCTCGCAGCATTTCCACCTTGACTCGGGGCAGACGGGCCTGATCATGTCGGCCTTCTTCCTCGGCTACTCGCTTATGCAGATTCCCGGCGGCTGGCTGGCCGACAAGTTCGGGGCCAAGCGGGTGCTCATGGTCTCCGTGCTCGTCATCGCGGCCTTCGCCTTCCTCTTCGGGGCGATGAGTGGGCTCATCCTCTTCATGGTGATGCGCTTCTTCGCGGGCATGGGCCATGGCGGCTACCCCCCGAGCTGCACCAAGTCCGTGGCCGAGAACTTCCCGCAGAAGCGGCGCACCTTCGTGCAGTCGCTCATCCTCTCGACCTCCGGCATCGGCGGCATCCTAGCCTACACGCTCGGCGCGCACATGGTCACCGCCAACTGGAGGATGGCCTACGACGTGCTCGGTGTCTTCTACCTGATCGCCTTCGTGTTGATCGCCATCTTCGTGCCCTCCCACAAGGGCGAGGCCGCGCGTGCCGCCAAGGCCAAGGCTGAGGCAAAAGCTGGCAACACGACGGCCGCCGAGGCCGACGCGCCCAAGGTCGGCTTCAAGGACGTCATCACCAACCCCAACGTGCTCGTGCTCTTCGTGGCCATGCTGCTCCTGAACCTGGTGCTCTACGGCAACATGTCGTGGCTGCCCTCCTACATCACCAAGACCTTCGGGCTGACCATCAACCAGGCCAGCTGGCTGCTCGCGCTCAACTCCGTGTTCGGCACCGTGGCCACCATTTTCGCGGGCTCCCTGCTCTCCAAGCTCTTCCTGGGGCGTGAGAAGCTGGCCGTCGGCGGCTCCTGCGTCGTGGTGGCCGTGCTGATCGTCGCGTTCGTGATGTCGCACAACCTCGTGCTTTCCCTGATCCTGCTCATCCTCATCAGCATGGTCTCCACGCTGGCGTTCACGGGCATCTTCACCTGGCCGCATAAGATCATGAGGGCCGAGATCATCGGCTCGTCCATCGGCGTGATCAACACCGGCGGCACCCTCGGCGGCTTCCTCTCGCCGATGATCATCGGCCAGCTCATCAAGGCCTCCGGTGGCTCCTTCACCACCGCGTTCCTCTTCCTCGCGGCGGCGGGCGTGGCCTGCGCGCTGGTGGTGCTGCTGGTCAAGGTGCCCAAGAAGGCGTGA
- a CDS encoding L-serine ammonia-lyase, giving the protein MFSILDMFKIGVGPSSSHTVGPMIAASHFVTSLERTKLLEQVARVHVTLYGSLSLTGLGHGTDRAVVAGLEGSLPATVDTEHLLNIKNDCDQAGTLLLAGKHEIAFDYDRDVIFEKWERLAPHPNGMRFEVFDAQGGKLDEQVWYSIGGGFVRQGHPDDLLIGIHDTPPEGSTFSDEAADSDDDFAPEAPYHFHSGDELVALCEREGKSVSEIVWANETAVRPAEDVRADLLHVWQSMSDCVYAGCTSAQKTLPGGLDVPRRAPKIYQRLAGNADILKRDVRRPDVAMESSECTWVDLFAMAVNEENAGGGRIVTAPTNGSAGIIPAVLEYYWHFAGSADEDGVIRFLLAAGAVGYLFKRNASISGAEVGCQGEVGSACSMAAAGLCEVMGGTPAQVENAAEIGIEHHLGLTCDPVGGLVQIPCIERNAMAANTAVNAVRVSLLGDGSHMVSLDQAIKTMKDTGADMMSEYKETSKGGLAVNVVEC; this is encoded by the coding sequence ATGTTCAGTATTCTCGATATGTTCAAGATCGGCGTGGGGCCGAGTTCCTCGCACACCGTCGGGCCCATGATCGCGGCCTCGCATTTCGTCACGTCGCTGGAGCGGACGAAACTGCTCGAACAGGTCGCCCGCGTGCACGTCACCCTCTACGGATCGCTCTCGTTGACCGGCCTGGGGCACGGCACCGACCGCGCCGTGGTGGCCGGGCTCGAGGGCAGCCTGCCCGCCACCGTCGACACCGAGCACCTGCTCAACATCAAGAACGACTGCGACCAAGCCGGCACGCTGCTGCTCGCCGGCAAGCACGAGATCGCCTTCGACTACGACAGGGACGTCATCTTCGAGAAATGGGAGCGCCTGGCGCCCCACCCCAACGGCATGCGTTTCGAGGTCTTCGACGCCCAGGGCGGCAAGCTCGACGAACAGGTGTGGTATTCCATCGGCGGCGGGTTCGTGCGCCAGGGCCACCCCGACGACCTGCTCATCGGCATCCACGACACGCCTCCGGAAGGTTCCACCTTCTCCGACGAGGCCGCGGACTCCGACGATGACTTCGCGCCCGAGGCGCCCTACCACTTCCATTCCGGCGACGAGCTCGTGGCGCTGTGCGAGCGCGAGGGCAAAAGCGTCTCCGAGATCGTGTGGGCCAACGAGACGGCGGTGCGGCCGGCTGAGGACGTGCGCGCCGACCTGCTGCACGTCTGGCAGAGCATGAGCGACTGCGTCTACGCCGGGTGCACGAGCGCGCAGAAGACGCTGCCCGGCGGCCTCGACGTGCCCAGACGCGCCCCCAAGATATATCAGCGACTGGCGGGCAACGCCGACATCCTCAAGCGCGATGTGCGCAGGCCCGACGTGGCGATGGAATCCTCCGAATGCACGTGGGTCGACTTGTTCGCGATGGCCGTCAACGAGGAGAACGCCGGGGGAGGGCGCATCGTCACCGCCCCCACCAACGGCTCCGCGGGCATCATCCCCGCCGTGCTCGAGTATTACTGGCATTTCGCCGGCTCGGCCGACGAGGACGGCGTCATCCGTTTCCTGCTCGCCGCCGGCGCCGTGGGCTATCTCTTCAAGCGCAACGCCTCGATTTCCGGGGCCGAGGTGGGCTGCCAGGGCGAGGTCGGCTCGGCCTGCTCCATGGCCGCCGCGGGGCTGTGCGAGGTGATGGGCGGCACGCCGGCGCAGGTGGAGAACGCCGCCGAGATCGGCATCGAGCACCATCTGGGCCTCACTTGCGACCCGGTGGGCGGGCTGGTGCAGATCCCCTGCATCGAGCGCAACGCGATGGCCGCCAACACCGCCGTCAACGCCGTGCGTGTCTCGCTTCTGGGTGACGGCTCGCACATGGTCAGCCTCGACCAGGCCATCAAGACGATGAAGGACACTGGCGCCGACATGATGAGCGAATACAAGGAGACTTCCAAGGGCGGGCTCGCGGTCAACGTCGTGGAGTGCTGA
- a CDS encoding FKBP-type peptidyl-prolyl cis-trans isomerase gives MATNMPEVNAEFGAAPKIDFPEGPAPAGLKSVELVEGDGPMVRAGDTVTVNYHGVVWGQSDPFDSSFDRHQPASFGIGVGQVIQGWDRTVPGHNVGSRLMVSIPPEYGYGRAGVPQAGIGGDDTLVFVIDIISKR, from the coding sequence ATGGCTACCAACATGCCCGAAGTGAACGCCGAGTTCGGCGCCGCCCCGAAGATCGATTTCCCGGAGGGGCCGGCTCCAGCGGGGCTCAAGTCCGTCGAGCTCGTGGAGGGCGACGGCCCGATGGTGCGCGCCGGAGACACGGTGACCGTCAACTACCACGGCGTGGTGTGGGGCCAGAGCGATCCGTTCGACTCGAGCTTCGACCGCCACCAGCCGGCCAGCTTCGGCATCGGCGTGGGGCAGGTCATTCAGGGTTGGGACCGCACCGTGCCCGGCCACAACGTCGGCTCGCGCCTCATGGTCTCCATTCCGCCGGAATACGGTTATGGCCGTGCCGGCGTGCCGCAGGCGGGCATCGGTGGCGACGACACGCTCGTCTTCGTCATCGACATCATCTCGAAGCGCTGA
- the greA gene encoding transcription elongation factor GreA produces the protein MAEEEKTVLLTQEAFDKLQKELAWRQGDYRDEITKRIATARAEGDLSENGGYQAAREEQGKNEGRINELIVKLRNTKILKAPPAGTVGNGSLVTVELAGREMTYVLGSRDIAVATDYDVISPESPIGAAIMGAKTGDKVSYKAPNGRDISVTIKDSKPLK, from the coding sequence ATGGCAGAGGAAGAAAAGACCGTATTGCTCACGCAGGAGGCCTTCGACAAGCTCCAGAAGGAGCTCGCGTGGCGCCAGGGCGACTATCGTGACGAGATCACGAAGCGCATCGCCACCGCGCGCGCCGAGGGCGACCTTTCCGAGAACGGCGGCTACCAGGCCGCGCGCGAGGAGCAGGGCAAGAACGAGGGGCGCATCAACGAGCTCATCGTCAAGCTGCGCAACACCAAGATCCTGAAGGCGCCGCCGGCCGGCACCGTGGGCAACGGCTCGCTGGTCACCGTCGAGCTGGCGGGGCGTGAGATGACCTATGTGCTCGGCTCGCGCGACATCGCCGTGGCCACCGACTACGACGTCATCAGCCCCGAATCGCCCATCGGCGCGGCCATCATGGGCGCCAAGACCGGCGACAAGGTGAGTTACAAGGCCCCCAACGGCCGCGACATCTCGGTGACCATCAAGGACTCCAAGCCGCTGAAGTGA
- a CDS encoding hemolysin III family protein has product MPDEDEARRTREAMTQARKQALDAKADKIRATAHDRADAIRRRAEWRASSIIAKGEVRAAKVEGIVPAEIERKTRLDVHGRPKPLLRGWIHAVAAPLALAAGIVLICLAHGAALKWACAVFMTCSLVLFTNSACYHLGDWSPRVTDILRRIDHMNIFLLIAGTYTPVSFALEPRWRDIIIASMWVCTLAALVIHVIWINAPRWLYTVVYIIFGVSGIAYMGLFWVSPVAGPVVVALLIAGGACYIAGAIVYALRKPDPWPRVFGFHEIFHLGTVAGYACHVVAIYMVVINLW; this is encoded by the coding sequence ATGCCAGACGAAGACGAAGCCCGTCGCACGCGGGAGGCCATGACCCAGGCCCGCAAGCAGGCGCTCGACGCCAAGGCCGACAAGATTCGCGCCACCGCTCACGATCGCGCCGACGCCATCCGCCGCCGCGCCGAATGGAGGGCCTCGTCGATCATCGCCAAGGGTGAGGTGCGCGCCGCCAAGGTGGAGGGCATCGTCCCGGCGGAGATCGAGCGCAAGACCCGCCTCGACGTGCATGGCCGCCCCAAGCCGCTGCTGCGCGGTTGGATCCACGCCGTGGCCGCCCCGCTCGCCCTGGCCGCAGGCATCGTGCTCATCTGTCTGGCCCACGGCGCCGCGCTGAAATGGGCCTGCGCCGTGTTCATGACCTGCTCGCTGGTGCTCTTCACCAATTCCGCCTGCTATCATCTGGGCGACTGGTCGCCGCGCGTCACCGACATCCTGCGCCGCATCGACCACATGAACATCTTCCTGTTAATTGCGGGCACCTACACCCCCGTCTCGTTCGCCCTCGAGCCGCGCTGGCGCGACATCATCATCGCGAGCATGTGGGTGTGTACCCTGGCGGCGCTGGTCATCCACGTCATCTGGATCAACGCCCCGCGCTGGCTCTACACGGTGGTCTACATCATCTTCGGCGTCTCCGGCATCGCCTACATGGGCCTCTTCTGGGTCTCCCCCGTGGCCGGCCCCGTGGTGGTGGCCCTGCTCATCGCAGGCGGCGCGTGCTATATCGCCGGCGCGATCGTCTACGCGCTGCGCAAGCCCGACCCGTGGCCGCGCGTCTTCGGCTTCCACGAGATCTTCCACCTGGGCACCGTCGCCGGCTACGCCTGCCACGTGGTCGCCATCTACATGGTCGTCATCAACCTCTGGTGA
- a CDS encoding PAS domain-containing sensor histidine kinase gives MADFDEILETQSDFDAGDREWLHLLVADWQVVADLSFADLLLVIQRDDGKYVIAEQCRPSTVMTLRSDDAVGKEVPDDVVSEIKTAMASNSVFHSTTLRKVDKATVCNVYAPVRCGNKVLGLVVRETNMSTRESNGRYESESINAGKQLYSMITQGQFPYHDAMMSQRHNARVSDGFIVLNADGIVRYAAPNAISCFRRLGTLAQMEGHYLSEIGTQLLHPSDPVPETLPLVLSGKAAVDCELAANNSIVSMRSLPLYDTNKRVGAIVLCRDVTELRRREQELQTKDATISEIHHRVKNNLQTVSALLRLQARKTKNEEVKQELKEAQRRVQTIATVHEGLSQTVDEIVDYDAVISNLLKMSVDLATMKDQHIHIRYVGKFGMMPAQDATPLSLVLTELITNAVEHGFEGRMEGNITISVGRSGNNLNVVVEDDGSGLATEENNGMARSSGSGLGTQIINTFVTNDFGGTVRWEDRRGGGTRVVLDMKLRAAQDDDDEY, from the coding sequence ATGGCAGATTTTGATGAGATACTCGAGACCCAATCCGATTTCGACGCGGGCGACCGCGAATGGCTCCACCTGCTCGTGGCCGACTGGCAGGTGGTGGCGGACCTGAGTTTCGCCGACCTGCTGCTGGTCATCCAGCGCGACGACGGCAAATACGTGATTGCCGAGCAGTGCAGGCCCTCCACGGTCATGACGCTGCGCAGCGACGACGCCGTGGGCAAGGAGGTGCCCGACGACGTGGTCTCCGAGATCAAGACCGCGATGGCCTCCAACAGCGTCTTCCACTCCACCACGCTGCGCAAGGTCGACAAGGCCACGGTGTGCAACGTCTACGCGCCCGTGCGCTGCGGCAACAAGGTGCTCGGCCTGGTGGTGCGCGAGACCAACATGTCGACGCGCGAATCCAACGGCCGCTACGAGTCCGAGAGCATCAACGCCGGCAAGCAGCTCTATTCGATGATTACGCAGGGCCAGTTCCCTTACCACGACGCGATGATGAGCCAGCGGCACAACGCCCGCGTCTCCGATGGCTTCATCGTCCTGAACGCCGACGGCATCGTGCGCTACGCGGCCCCCAACGCCATCAGCTGCTTCCGCCGCCTCGGCACGCTCGCCCAGATGGAAGGGCATTACTTGAGCGAGATCGGCACCCAGCTGCTGCACCCGAGCGACCCAGTGCCCGAAACCCTGCCGCTGGTTTTGAGCGGCAAGGCGGCCGTGGACTGCGAGCTGGCGGCCAACAACTCCATCGTCTCCATGCGCTCGCTGCCGCTTTACGACACCAACAAGCGCGTTGGCGCCATCGTGCTCTGCCGCGACGTCACCGAGCTGCGGCGTCGGGAGCAGGAGCTGCAGACCAAGGACGCCACGATCTCCGAGATCCACCACCGCGTGAAGAACAACCTGCAGACCGTCTCGGCCCTGCTCCGCCTCCAGGCGCGCAAGACCAAGAACGAGGAGGTCAAGCAGGAGCTCAAGGAGGCGCAGCGGCGCGTGCAGACCATCGCTACCGTGCACGAGGGCCTGAGCCAGACCGTCGACGAGATCGTGGACTACGACGCCGTGATCTCCAACCTCCTGAAGATGAGCGTGGACCTGGCGACCATGAAGGACCAGCACATCCACATCCGCTACGTCGGCAAGTTCGGCATGATGCCCGCGCAGGACGCCACGCCGCTCTCGCTGGTCCTGACCGAGCTCATCACCAACGCCGTCGAGCACGGCTTCGAGGGGCGCATGGAGGGCAACATCACCATCTCCGTGGGGCGCAGCGGCAACAACCTCAACGTGGTGGTGGAGGACGACGGCTCGGGGCTGGCCACCGAGGAGAACAACGGCATGGCGCGCTCGTCCGGCTCAGGGCTGGGCACGCAGATCATCAACACGTTCGTCACCAACGACTTCGGCGGCACCGTGCGCTGGGAGGACCGGCGTGGCGGCGGCACGCGCGTGGTGCTCGACATGAAGCTGCGCGCGGCACAGGACGATGACGACGAATACTGA
- a CDS encoding WhiB family transcriptional regulator, with translation MSNAFDWRAKAACRDKDPELFFPVGNTGAAYQQIEEAKAICRTCKVIDACLKCALDTNQDYGVWGGLSEDERRALKRRAMRARRSQNMQMQV, from the coding sequence ATGAGCAATGCGTTTGATTGGCGTGCGAAGGCCGCCTGCCGCGACAAGGATCCCGAGCTCTTCTTCCCGGTGGGCAACACCGGCGCCGCCTACCAGCAGATCGAGGAGGCCAAGGCCATCTGCCGCACCTGCAAGGTGATCGACGCGTGCCTCAAGTGCGCGCTCGACACCAACCAGGATTACGGCGTCTGGGGCGGCCTGAGCGAGGACGAGCGCCGCGCCCTCAAGCGCCGAGCCATGCGTGCCCGCCGTTCGCAGAACATGCAGATGCAGGTCTGA
- a CDS encoding FtsK/SpoIIIE domain-containing protein yields the protein MSRRKRDATTEEADGSDKANGAKKSGKAAKARKRKRRRLTPRAMTRIRTMAYASPFISQAVMLAVMLISRQWLFVAILLPNLLATFASFLLFTTESAGVQDDDDQTTRSESNSTGDEEGRDDFEALPCVTFEALQMLKNSGQDEHPNDTETSSQSPDRGVSTASTPSPLSWRHIVRRWLGPPTLKSRIGVGKNGVFTIDLKRQGPHALVAGTTGSGKSVFLQSWCMAMALSNPPSRLNFVFMDFKGGSAFSRLEALPHTVGNVCDLNLKHAVRALLALEAELKRREQMVADASTADIAGLAEPPPLLVIVIDEFHALKDQLPDYMDRLMSIASLGRSLGMHLVACTQNPLGQVTDGMKANMSLDICLRVRDSMQSHELLGGPQASRISPKAPGCAYRNDGESVEPFRCAPIAGIDALVAQIRLASRFMEEPDAATLFTSPLPKLALGKSATSDSESPSGSNPNHHPDYDPNLDPDSIPFGLADDGFTLSTGFLPLNHGNIAVIGGPGNGKTTLLSLLAKRLCHVPGIMLRRTHKEATGFKTRTIHTHTRTRHGPGDRNLKENKPPLERAYRPRHKSSKPALPETSHTAPTRIRHAAPPRFPRLVWLVDDADALIDPLAMDAEAQAFREALSDANSVVVFAVETSRHVRVPEQCVTRLVFPTGERSADLMDGVPSALLSTLDHDDFSTPGRAVLIEGAKVRLVQCFQD from the coding sequence ATGAGCAGAAGGAAACGCGACGCGACCACCGAAGAGGCGGATGGTTCGGATAAGGCGAACGGGGCCAAGAAGTCAGGCAAAGCCGCCAAGGCGCGCAAACGCAAGCGTCGCCGCCTGACACCCAGGGCGATGACGCGCATACGGACGATGGCCTACGCCTCGCCGTTCATCTCGCAGGCCGTCATGCTCGCGGTCATGCTCATCAGCCGCCAGTGGCTCTTCGTCGCGATCCTGCTGCCGAACCTGCTGGCCACCTTCGCCTCATTCCTGCTCTTCACCACCGAAAGCGCCGGAGTTCAGGACGATGACGATCAGACAACGCGATCCGAGTCGAATTCGACCGGCGACGAGGAAGGACGGGATGACTTCGAGGCGTTGCCCTGCGTGACCTTCGAAGCGTTGCAGATGTTGAAAAACAGTGGTCAAGATGAACATCCGAACGACACAGAAACGTCGTCACAATCACCAGATCGCGGCGTATCAACCGCATCAACACCGTCTCCCTTATCATGGCGCCATATCGTCCGGCGCTGGCTCGGCCCACCCACGCTGAAATCACGAATCGGCGTGGGCAAAAACGGCGTCTTCACCATCGACCTCAAGCGCCAGGGGCCGCACGCGCTCGTGGCCGGCACCACCGGCTCGGGCAAATCCGTGTTCCTGCAAAGCTGGTGCATGGCGATGGCGCTGAGCAACCCGCCCAGCCGCCTCAATTTCGTGTTCATGGACTTCAAGGGCGGTTCGGCGTTCAGCCGGCTCGAGGCCCTGCCCCACACCGTCGGCAACGTCTGTGATCTGAACCTCAAGCATGCCGTACGGGCGCTGCTGGCGCTGGAGGCCGAGCTCAAACGCCGCGAGCAGATGGTCGCCGACGCCTCCACGGCCGACATCGCGGGCTTGGCCGAGCCTCCCCCGCTGCTAGTCATCGTCATCGACGAGTTCCACGCTTTGAAGGACCAGCTGCCCGACTACATGGACCGGCTTATGTCCATCGCCTCGCTGGGCCGGTCGCTCGGCATGCACTTGGTCGCCTGCACGCAGAACCCGCTGGGGCAGGTCACCGACGGCATGAAGGCCAACATGAGCCTCGACATCTGTCTGAGGGTGCGCGACAGCATGCAGTCCCATGAGCTGCTGGGCGGCCCGCAGGCCTCGCGGATCAGCCCGAAGGCGCCCGGCTGCGCCTACCGCAACGACGGTGAGAGCGTCGAGCCGTTCCGTTGCGCTCCGATCGCCGGCATCGACGCGCTGGTGGCGCAGATACGCCTCGCCTCGAGGTTCATGGAGGAGCCCGACGCCGCCACGCTCTTCACCTCTCCCCTGCCTAAGCTGGCCTTGGGTAAAAGCGCCACGTCCGATTCCGAATCACCATCCGGTTCAAATCCAAATCATCATCCGGATTATGATCCCAACCTCGATCCCGATTCCATTCCGTTCGGTCTGGCCGACGACGGGTTCACGCTCTCCACGGGCTTCCTGCCCCTCAATCACGGCAACATCGCCGTCATCGGCGGCCCAGGCAACGGCAAGACCACCCTGCTCAGCCTGCTCGCCAAGCGTCTGTGCCACGTCCCTGGCATCATGCTCCGGAGAACCCACAAAGAGGCCACGGGCTTCAAGACCCGCACGATCCACACGCACACGCGCACGCGTCATGGGCCAGGCGACCGAAACCTCAAGGAGAACAAACCTCCGCTCGAGCGCGCCTATCGCCCACGCCACAAATCCTCGAAACCAGCGCTTCCGGAAACCAGCCACACCGCACCAACGCGCATCCGTCACGCCGCTCCTCCCCGCTTTCCGCGCCTGGTGTGGCTTGTCGACGACGCCGACGCGCTCATCGACCCGCTGGCGATGGATGCCGAGGCGCAGGCGTTTCGTGAGGCCCTGTCGGACGCCAACAGCGTCGTGGTCTTCGCCGTGGAGACCTCGCGGCATGTGCGCGTGCCCGAGCAGTGCGTCACGCGTCTCGTCTTCCCCACCGGCGAGCGCTCGGCCGACCTCATGGACGGTGTGCCATCCGCGCTCCTATCCACCCTCGACCACGATGATTTCAGCACCCCGGGCAGGGCCGTGCTCATCGAGGGCGCCAAGGTCCGCCTCGTCCAGTGTTTTCAGGACTAA